In Nostoc sp. GT001, a genomic segment contains:
- a CDS encoding TnsA endonuclease N-terminal domain-containing protein: MLTQEEFELWRHRQNLTEAAIKVVEQIRSSQPSRLVGGGKKNVAGRYPSHKMGVTIQFESHKVELPYIYQLEYDDEVLEYYDQPPPIKISYQANNGRNLSFFYTPDFFVLKNNSVGWVECKTENKLQKLAEESRNRYALGEDNQWHTPPGEHYAGQFGFFFRVWSDAEINWVLQRNLNFLEDYYHAECPLVEKSAILAVLSVISAQPGITLAALLHLAEGTTSDDIYSLIATNQIYVDLTAAPLVEPERCFVFRNEQTAFAYRSIILTKTTANDISSPVINIVPGSSVIYDGNILTIVLVGETSILLHTKESQAVELGLTTFENLVREGKITDFRNKVECSLSNEIKEILLKASEQDLKDANLRYSIIEPWLRGQPIEDNKIPKRTFRYWKAKYLQAQQKYGYGYIGLLSFNNLKGNQNRKLPEDIIQQMQNFIKENYENHKQKSKLAVYDAFKTALSAAGVTDDLIPSYKTLIKEINKRSGYEQTVKRSGSRSAYSQEAFYWELELTTPRHGDRPFEIGHIDHTLVDIELRCSRTAKVLGRPWITFLVDAYTRRILAVYITFDPPSYRSCMMVLRICVQRYSRLPQIIVSDNGREFHSTYYQTLIALCDHTLKYRSPSKARFNAVGERLFGTAMTQLVYNLAGNTQITKKVRLMTKSVNPKNLALWTLDLFYHYLCEWAYEIYDTREHPALGQTPREAYTDGMAQFGIRSHRMISYGESFKLLTMPTTDKGKAKVDPSQGLQIRHIHYWSNAFRDPEIQKTYVNVRYDPFDVGIAYAYVQGQWVECISEQYSIFKGRSEKEIEIATAELRKRHQNHAKQFNVRGRHLASFLSTVEAEEVLLEQRLRDSQVKNVFRVIDGGSPNHIPFAQSKENESSHTKESKDWEPPSPENISVNVNKLEIYSEY, encoded by the coding sequence ATGCTCACCCAAGAAGAGTTTGAACTTTGGCGCCACCGTCAAAATCTTACTGAGGCGGCCATAAAGGTTGTAGAACAAATTCGCTCATCCCAACCATCGCGCCTGGTAGGTGGAGGTAAAAAGAATGTTGCTGGGCGCTACCCCAGCCACAAGATGGGAGTGACTATACAGTTTGAGTCTCACAAAGTTGAACTTCCCTATATCTATCAATTGGAGTATGACGATGAGGTTTTAGAGTACTATGACCAACCACCTCCTATCAAGATTAGTTATCAAGCCAATAATGGGAGAAATTTAAGCTTCTTCTACACACCAGACTTTTTTGTACTCAAAAATAATTCAGTTGGATGGGTAGAGTGCAAAACTGAAAATAAACTGCAAAAACTTGCTGAAGAAAGCCGCAATCGTTACGCATTGGGTGAAGACAATCAGTGGCACACTCCGCCAGGAGAACATTATGCTGGACAATTCGGATTCTTTTTCCGCGTTTGGTCAGATGCAGAGATAAATTGGGTTTTACAACGTAATCTGAACTTTTTAGAAGACTATTATCATGCTGAGTGTCCTTTAGTAGAAAAGTCTGCTATTTTAGCTGTCTTATCGGTTATATCAGCGCAGCCAGGAATAACACTGGCTGCATTGCTTCATCTTGCTGAGGGAACTACTTCTGATGACATCTACTCTTTAATTGCCACCAATCAGATTTATGTAGATTTAACTGCTGCTCCCTTAGTTGAGCCAGAACGCTGCTTTGTTTTTCGGAATGAACAGACAGCTTTTGCTTACAGGTCAATAATCCTTACTAAGACAACCGCCAACGACATCAGTTCTCCAGTCATTAATATTGTTCCCGGCTCATCAGTAATTTATGACGGCAATATCTTGACAATAGTTTTGGTGGGAGAAACATCTATTTTACTGCATACAAAAGAGAGTCAAGCAGTTGAATTAGGATTAACTACTTTCGAGAATTTGGTTCGGGAAGGGAAGATAACAGATTTTAGGAATAAGGTCGAATGCAGTTTAAGCAATGAGATCAAGGAGATATTACTGAAAGCAAGTGAGCAGGATTTAAAAGATGCCAATCTCCGCTACAGCATTATCGAGCCGTGGCTAAGAGGACAACCAATAGAAGACAATAAAATACCTAAGCGTACCTTCCGATATTGGAAAGCTAAATATCTACAAGCTCAGCAAAAATATGGTTACGGTTACATTGGGCTTTTGTCTTTTAACAACCTGAAGGGTAACCAGAATCGCAAATTGCCTGAAGATATCATACAACAGATGCAAAACTTTATTAAGGAAAATTACGAAAACCATAAACAAAAGAGCAAGTTAGCGGTATATGACGCTTTTAAAACAGCTTTGTCTGCTGCTGGTGTTACAGATGATCTAATTCCTAGCTACAAAACGTTAATCAAAGAAATTAATAAGCGTTCGGGTTATGAGCAAACAGTGAAGCGCTCTGGTTCTCGATCTGCCTACTCGCAGGAAGCTTTTTATTGGGAGTTAGAGTTAACAACACCTCGACACGGCGATCGACCTTTTGAGATAGGCCATATTGATCACACATTAGTAGATATAGAACTACGCTGTTCACGTACAGCAAAGGTACTTGGTAGACCTTGGATAACTTTTCTAGTCGATGCATACACCAGAAGAATACTTGCTGTTTATATAACGTTTGATCCACCTTCCTATCGCTCTTGCATGATGGTTCTGCGGATTTGCGTGCAGCGTTACAGTCGCCTGCCACAGATTATTGTGAGTGACAACGGGCGGGAGTTTCACAGCACTTACTATCAGACTTTAATAGCCCTGTGTGACCATACTTTAAAGTATCGTTCGCCATCAAAAGCTCGGTTTAATGCTGTTGGGGAGCGTCTGTTTGGAACTGCAATGACACAGTTAGTCTATAACCTTGCAGGCAATACACAGATAACAAAGAAAGTCAGGCTGATGACTAAATCAGTTAATCCAAAAAACCTCGCGCTTTGGACACTTGATCTTTTTTACCATTATCTATGCGAATGGGCTTATGAAATATATGACACCAGAGAACATCCTGCACTAGGACAAACTCCACGGGAGGCATATACAGATGGAATGGCACAGTTCGGGATTCGTTCTCATCGCATGATCTCCTATGGAGAAAGCTTTAAACTTTTAACAATGCCAACTACAGATAAAGGAAAAGCCAAAGTAGATCCGAGTCAAGGCTTGCAAATCCGCCACATTCACTATTGGTCTAACGCCTTTCGTGACCCAGAAATCCAAAAGACATACGTCAATGTCAGATATGACCCATTTGATGTAGGCATTGCTTATGCCTATGTTCAGGGCCAATGGGTTGAATGTATTAGTGAACAATATTCAATCTTCAAGGGGCGCTCAGAAAAAGAGATTGAGATAGCTACTGCTGAATTACGTAAACGTCATCAGAACCATGCAAAGCAGTTCAACGTAAGAGGCAGACACTTAGCAAGTTTTTTATCAACCGTTGAAGCTGAGGAGGTGTTATTAGAACAGCGTTTGCGTGATTCCCAAGTGAAAAACGTGTTTCGCGTGATTGACGGTGGTTCACCCAATCACATTCCTTTTGCTCAATCGAAAGAAAATGAAAGTAGTCATACCAAAGAGTCAAAAGACTGGGAGCCTCCGTCACCGGAGAATATAAGCGTCAATGTGAACAAGCTTGAAATTTATTCGGAGTATTAA
- a CDS encoding ATP-binding protein, with amino-acid sequence MSISASFPRSLLEKTQEYRLAYFLSYRAAHPRLIEATDMVVRTIQEPAGASFIFVYGPSRIGKTTMRLRVEQMLIQQALPTLETDRCHIPVVSVEAVGTESAQFNWKDYFTRSLISLEEPLIDYKVHYGSRGVRRNNQGELTIEPRITSPELRRALENALKYRRPKAFLIDEAQHMQKMASGRRLQDNLDCLKSLANLTGVQHVLFGTYELLIFRNLSAQLSRRTVDIHFPRYQAEISGDVEVFMSVLLTFQRHLPVEEEPDLLTNWEYCYAGSLGCIGILKDWLARALKVSLDEGAKTLTLKHLKQRAWSVAQLQTMLKEIQEGEKQLTESAEKHKQLYQALGLSEELPIQLNNSLSNDANNLQEKVSKSPGRKKNVGKRNPKRDPVGGVKPNAS; translated from the coding sequence ATGTCAATTTCAGCTTCCTTTCCGCGATCGCTTCTTGAAAAAACGCAAGAATATAGGCTGGCGTATTTTCTATCTTACAGAGCGGCGCACCCACGCCTTATCGAAGCAACTGACATGGTTGTACGTACTATACAAGAGCCTGCGGGAGCGTCTTTCATCTTTGTTTACGGTCCAAGCCGTATTGGTAAAACAACAATGCGGCTAAGAGTTGAGCAAATGTTGATCCAGCAAGCATTACCTACGCTAGAAACTGACCGATGTCACATTCCAGTAGTTAGTGTTGAAGCTGTTGGCACAGAATCTGCCCAATTCAATTGGAAAGATTATTTCACCCGTTCTTTGATTTCACTAGAAGAACCACTTATTGATTACAAAGTGCATTATGGCTCACGGGGCGTTCGTCGCAATAATCAAGGGGAACTCACTATTGAGCCAAGAATTACTTCACCAGAACTACGCCGAGCTTTAGAGAATGCTTTAAAATACCGTCGCCCAAAAGCTTTTCTAATTGATGAGGCGCAGCATATGCAAAAAATGGCTAGCGGTCGTCGACTCCAAGACAACCTGGACTGTTTAAAGTCTCTTGCAAATTTAACAGGAGTCCAGCATGTACTATTTGGCACATATGAACTATTAATATTTCGCAATTTAAGTGCTCAGTTGAGCAGACGCACTGTAGACATTCATTTTCCACGATATCAAGCTGAAATTAGCGGTGATGTTGAAGTTTTCATGAGTGTTCTGCTGACTTTTCAGCGCCATCTACCAGTAGAAGAGGAGCCAGACTTATTGACAAATTGGGAATACTGCTATGCAGGTAGCCTTGGTTGTATAGGTATTCTTAAAGACTGGCTAGCGCGTGCCCTTAAAGTTTCATTAGATGAGGGAGCCAAGACATTAACTCTAAAACATTTGAAGCAAAGAGCTTGGTCAGTTGCTCAACTTCAAACAATGTTAAAAGAAATTCAAGAGGGTGAAAAACAACTCACAGAAAGTGCAGAAAAGCATAAACAACTTTATCAAGCTCTTGGACTTAGTGAAGAATTACCTATTCAGTTGAACAATTCTTTATCCAATGACGCAAATAATCTACAAGAGAAAGTTTCAAAATCACCGGGGCGAAAAAAGAATGTAGGTAAGCGTAACCCTAAACGAGATCCAGTAGGAGGAGTAAAGCCAAATGCTAGTTGA
- a CDS encoding TniQ family protein — protein sequence MLVDKLITYKSWDLEKASIPSHSRLYALEPIGVGTPYVESLTGYIARLAQEHCVPTGILVLSELAPFLKEGYIFKNKEKGLDQIFGHNKTKALNGMSKWVVSAIQGLESLTLHNDLRFLTMLPWMELIPLKNLLRSVKAWCPSCYENWRETEQIIYEPLLWSLNDVTMCPYHYQHLCTHCPYCHKENRLLAWHSKPGYCSKCGEWLGISPHCNSTASIKLTESELKWQIWVTENLGNLISATPNLSVPPKEKIAKMLSAYVNVVTNGNINVFAQNLGMGKTQTHRWCIGKCLPTIGTLLQICFHLGISILDFLTTDAINTDNCSIIIGNPNQANKKTRDQYGQLHNSGHVRLELNAALLENPPPSLTEIAERLGYKRTTVLYYHAPDLCPEIVARHTDYQMAKRLEMMQWELEAVLKSQEYPPPSMQEIARRLGKKSIHSLTNDFPELCSTISARYASYIQERRTERVEKLSQEVRQVALQLHLEGVDPTASRISELLKKPGSILQKEAVAAVSEVRRELGCKE from the coding sequence ATGCTAGTTGACAAACTTATTACTTACAAGTCTTGGGATCTAGAAAAAGCAAGTATTCCATCTCACAGCCGTTTATACGCACTGGAACCGATTGGAGTCGGAACACCTTATGTGGAAAGCTTAACAGGCTATATTGCTCGATTAGCCCAAGAGCATTGTGTCCCTACAGGTATATTAGTCTTGAGCGAACTAGCACCATTTCTTAAGGAAGGATATATCTTTAAGAACAAAGAAAAAGGCTTGGATCAAATCTTTGGTCATAATAAGACAAAAGCTCTGAACGGAATGAGCAAATGGGTTGTAAGCGCGATTCAAGGGCTTGAATCATTAACTCTGCATAATGACCTGCGTTTTCTGACAATGCTCCCCTGGATGGAACTAATTCCTTTAAAAAATCTACTACGTTCTGTAAAGGCTTGGTGTCCAAGCTGCTATGAAAATTGGCGTGAAACTGAACAAATAATTTATGAGCCACTTCTCTGGTCACTGAATGATGTGACGATGTGTCCATATCATTATCAGCATCTCTGTACTCACTGCCCATACTGTCATAAAGAAAATAGACTATTGGCTTGGCATTCAAAACCAGGTTACTGTTCAAAATGTGGAGAGTGGCTTGGCATTTCTCCACATTGTAATTCAACAGCTAGTATCAAACTTACAGAAAGTGAATTGAAGTGGCAGATATGGGTTACAGAGAACCTTGGAAATTTAATTTCTGCTACACCAAATTTATCTGTACCGCCCAAAGAAAAAATTGCAAAAATGCTTTCTGCTTACGTCAATGTAGTTACAAATGGCAATATAAATGTATTTGCTCAAAATTTAGGTATGGGTAAGACTCAAACCCATAGATGGTGCATTGGAAAATGCCTACCCACAATTGGTACACTTTTGCAAATTTGTTTTCATTTAGGAATATCAATTCTCGATTTTCTCACTACAGATGCTATTAATACAGATAATTGCAGCATAATCATAGGAAATCCAAATCAAGCAAATAAAAAGACAAGAGATCAGTACGGGCAGCTACATAACTCAGGACACGTAAGGCTTGAGTTAAACGCTGCTCTCCTCGAAAACCCTCCACCATCTCTGACAGAAATCGCTGAACGTCTTGGCTATAAACGAACTACCGTTTTGTACTATCATGCTCCAGATTTATGCCCTGAGATAGTAGCACGGCATACTGATTATCAAATGGCTAAACGCCTAGAAATGATGCAGTGGGAATTGGAAGCAGTACTCAAAAGTCAAGAGTACCCACCACCATCAATGCAAGAGATTGCCAGGCGTTTGGGTAAAAAATCTATACATAGCCTAACCAATGATTTCCCAGAACTATGCAGCACAATTTCAGCACGATATGCTAGTTATATCCAAGAACGCCGAACAGAACGGGTAGAAAAATTGAGTCAGGAAGTTCGGCAGGTTGCGCTTCAGCTTCATTTGGAAGGGGTAGACCCCACTGCTAGCAGGATTTCAGAACTTCTAAAAAAGCCCGGCTCGATATTACAAAAAGAGGCCGTTGCAGCAGTATCCGAAGTGCGGCGCGAACTCGGCTGCAAAGAATGA
- a CDS encoding TniQ family protein, with protein sequence MLTIYESLDLRLPLMPPRSRLYQIEPVGIGTLLIESLTSYLARLAEAHCLFPGVLMERELAPILNKTYGSTNLHKISNFTGALNGTGVMAADLGKTIQTLTLRNDLQFLTLLTWSELLTSRNLLRSIRFWCPACYEEWYTTSQVVYEPLLWSLDVVKVCPHHKQKLSQKCFHCCQTNYTLAWRSRPGYCSKCGEWLGLQIDLELCDRKVSSEANLEFEIWMAFAIGELLAHTPSLNFPLSKDSIAKALCAYANQVTKGNIAAFARQLQIPRNTLWLWCKGESIPSIKSLLQICYCLKISVLDFLTQGVESASSLETMRLPPSQVATKARATSKVFDTNRVEQDLKEILMSEESPPPSMEEVARRLNYDRRTICKHFRHLCTAISTRYLNYRKTDYLQTIEECCKEIRQITVKLHNQDEYPTEARVSALMSRPGFFRYKKVRAALNQIKQELGL encoded by the coding sequence TTGCTAACTATATACGAGTCTTTGGACTTGAGGCTACCTTTAATGCCACCGCGTAGTCGTCTATACCAAATAGAACCTGTTGGCATAGGGACACTATTAATAGAAAGTTTGACTAGCTACCTTGCTCGATTAGCTGAGGCTCACTGCCTATTCCCAGGAGTTTTGATGGAAAGAGAACTCGCGCCAATTCTTAATAAGACCTATGGAAGTACAAATTTACATAAAATCTCGAATTTTACGGGAGCGCTAAATGGCACAGGTGTCATGGCTGCTGACTTAGGTAAAACTATCCAAACCTTGACTCTACGCAATGATCTTCAGTTTTTAACATTGCTAACTTGGTCTGAGCTACTAACGTCTAGGAATCTACTCCGTTCTATTCGATTTTGGTGTCCAGCTTGTTATGAGGAATGGTACACAACTAGTCAAGTAGTTTACGAACCTTTACTTTGGTCACTGGATGTAGTGAAAGTCTGTCCACATCACAAGCAAAAGTTGAGCCAAAAGTGTTTTCATTGCTGCCAGACAAATTACACCCTGGCTTGGCGGTCACGACCAGGATACTGCTCCAAATGTGGGGAGTGGCTTGGGTTGCAAATAGACCTAGAACTCTGCGATCGCAAAGTTTCATCTGAAGCTAACCTAGAATTTGAAATTTGGATGGCATTTGCTATTGGAGAGTTGCTTGCCCATACTCCGTCTTTAAATTTTCCTTTATCAAAAGACAGCATTGCTAAAGCTCTATGTGCTTACGCAAACCAAGTCACTAAAGGTAATATAGCCGCGTTTGCCCGTCAGCTTCAAATTCCTAGAAATACATTATGGCTTTGGTGCAAAGGAGAGAGTATACCTTCAATCAAATCACTTTTACAAATTTGCTACTGCCTGAAAATATCAGTATTAGATTTTTTAACACAAGGAGTAGAGTCTGCAAGTTCTCTTGAGACCATGCGACTACCACCATCTCAAGTGGCAACCAAAGCAAGAGCAACGAGTAAGGTATTTGATACTAATCGAGTCGAACAAGACCTGAAAGAAATACTAATGAGTGAAGAGTCTCCACCACCATCAATGGAAGAGGTGGCTAGGCGTCTCAATTACGACAGAAGGACTATTTGCAAGCACTTTCGACATCTATGTACTGCTATTTCTACCAGATACCTTAATTATAGGAAAACTGACTATCTACAAACAATAGAGGAATGCTGCAAGGAAATACGACAAATTACGGTTAAGCTTCATAATCAGGATGAATATCCGACTGAGGCTCGTGTTTCAGCACTGATGTCTAGACCAGGGTTCTTCCGGTATAAAAAAGTGCGTGCTGCTCTAAATCAAATAAAGCAAGAACTTGGCCTTTAG
- a CDS encoding peptidoglycan DD-metalloendopeptidase family protein, translating to MKRALKKRVKAVLNNTPSSDDAPVELLNVMNPKVNSRVRTKAAMIGLAISMGATSLLVTRQSDQAQAAVPVGSQKATSTIPAVPDTEVKFTSTKLESQAVSAASVPENPVIVEPTAVSQVPGLEAKWQVAASGISLQVPASNTFSQTNAGYKNSTYLKPQVAQGLNNTLAETSFPTVNNLSDYSADSVDNTNASLTAQPQTVATSTAVNSEINAQLKAQQEFALNRLQEKSNRLRKSLAQLQSGETKNLSQADIALAQPTTVVEKTALPAQSDTSSDVSQANLISRLKQKAQTSASVPAAPIVIASSAHTAYEVKPGDTLAAIASRYNTSVSELVKANNLNNPNELRISQKLVIPAVQIPAVQVEATVASQSTFVEPSKTPKVATSPLNIGSANSYLPSSSSPTIADNNSVAVPTPVTVQIQANSATELETAPPTAKSYGVGGDIPVPQAFAEMQQPKTPANRVARVNNNNNDRLRGLQAEIQRLQQKYRAQQSGNLVVPAAAIEANNAAILTPISTPNNFSVPKPASRPNSVAIPIPVPTPIRANYSVQPIKPQFRTTVRPTEAVNPEFLPNLGSASQWTPSRTQSATRVTTPSVRVNASDSLGKMRGTTVSPQVLPPLAAVDQYLPRPIDELTPPPSSSTLAYTWPAKGTLTSGYGWRWGRMHKGIDVANSTGTPVVASAEGTILKAGWNNGGYGNLVEIRHPDGSTTRYAHNSKILVQPGQEVNQGETIALMGSTGHSTGPHTHFEIHPSGKGAVNPIAMLPERI from the coding sequence TTGAAACGAGCATTGAAAAAGAGAGTAAAAGCTGTGTTGAACAATACCCCCAGCAGCGATGATGCCCCGGTAGAACTGCTAAATGTGATGAATCCAAAAGTTAACAGCCGGGTGCGGACAAAAGCGGCAATGATTGGCTTGGCAATCTCTATGGGAGCAACCAGCCTTTTGGTGACTCGACAAAGCGATCAAGCCCAAGCAGCGGTGCCAGTAGGCAGCCAAAAGGCAACCTCAACTATTCCTGCTGTTCCTGACACCGAGGTGAAATTCACCTCCACAAAGCTGGAGTCCCAAGCAGTCTCAGCAGCGAGCGTGCCGGAAAATCCTGTAATCGTGGAACCAACGGCAGTCTCACAAGTACCTGGGCTTGAAGCTAAATGGCAAGTCGCGGCAAGTGGAATATCTTTGCAAGTTCCTGCATCAAACACGTTTTCTCAAACAAACGCAGGTTATAAAAATTCCACCTACCTGAAGCCCCAAGTGGCACAGGGATTGAACAATACCTTAGCCGAAACTAGTTTTCCAACAGTCAATAATCTGTCTGACTATAGTGCTGATAGTGTTGATAATACAAACGCATCACTAACTGCCCAGCCACAAACAGTGGCAACGTCAACCGCAGTCAACAGTGAAATAAATGCACAACTTAAGGCGCAACAAGAGTTCGCACTAAATCGCTTACAAGAAAAATCGAACCGTTTAAGAAAGAGTCTGGCGCAGTTGCAGTCTGGAGAGACCAAAAATTTATCACAAGCTGATATAGCATTGGCACAGCCGACAACTGTGGTTGAGAAGACTGCATTACCAGCCCAGTCAGACACTTCTAGCGATGTAAGCCAAGCGAACCTGATATCGAGGTTAAAACAGAAGGCACAGACAAGTGCATCTGTACCAGCGGCGCCAATAGTGATTGCCTCCTCGGCACATACAGCTTACGAAGTTAAGCCTGGAGATACACTAGCAGCGATCGCCAGCAGATACAACACTTCAGTATCAGAACTAGTTAAAGCAAATAACCTCAATAATCCCAATGAACTGCGAATTAGTCAAAAACTAGTTATTCCTGCTGTTCAAATTCCTGCTGTTCAAGTTGAGGCAACTGTAGCGAGTCAGTCCACTTTTGTAGAGCCTAGCAAAACTCCAAAAGTAGCTACCTCCCCTTTGAATATTGGCAGTGCTAACTCATATCTACCTAGTTCATCATCGCCAACTATTGCCGACAACAATAGCGTTGCCGTCCCTACACCGGTAACTGTACAGATTCAAGCAAATAGTGCGACCGAATTAGAAACTGCCCCCCCTACAGCTAAATCTTATGGCGTCGGTGGTGACATTCCAGTGCCACAAGCTTTTGCCGAAATGCAACAGCCTAAGACACCAGCAAATAGGGTAGCAAGGGTAAACAATAACAATAATGACCGTTTGCGGGGCTTACAAGCGGAAATTCAGAGGTTACAGCAGAAATATCGCGCTCAACAGTCTGGTAATTTAGTTGTGCCAGCAGCAGCGATCGAAGCAAATAATGCTGCTATCCTCACTCCTATTTCTACGCCCAATAATTTCAGTGTACCTAAACCTGCATCTAGACCGAATAGTGTAGCAATACCAATTCCAGTTCCGACACCGATTCGGGCTAACTATAGCGTTCAGCCAATTAAGCCCCAATTCCGTACGACTGTACGCCCTACCGAAGCAGTAAACCCAGAATTCTTGCCTAATCTAGGTTCTGCTAGCCAGTGGACTCCCTCTCGTACTCAATCTGCCACAAGAGTTACCACACCTTCTGTAAGAGTAAATGCCTCTGACTCCTTAGGAAAAATGCGAGGAACCACAGTTTCTCCACAGGTATTACCGCCTTTGGCAGCAGTGGATCAATATCTTCCCAGACCCATTGACGAACTTACACCTCCTCCATCTTCCTCAACCTTAGCTTACACTTGGCCAGCAAAGGGCACTCTTACTTCTGGCTATGGCTGGCGCTGGGGTAGAATGCACAAAGGAATTGACGTTGCTAACTCCACTGGCACGCCAGTTGTCGCTTCAGCTGAGGGGACAATACTAAAAGCTGGCTGGAACAATGGTGGCTACGGCAATCTCGTCGAAATCCGCCATCCTGATGGCAGCACTACTCGCTATGCTCATAACAGCAAAATTCTGGTGCAACCTGGTCAGGAAGTAAATCAGGGAGAAACAATTGCTTTAATGGGTAGCACTGGTCACAGTACTGGGCCACACACCCACTTTGAAATCCATCCATCAGGCAAGGGTGCTGTTAACCCAATAGCTATGTTACCGGAACGCATATAA
- a CDS encoding tRNA (cytidine(34)-2'-O)-methyltransferase, whose product MPQVVLVNPQIPPNTGNIARTCAATGTELHLVGPLGFEISDRYLKRASLDYWPYVKLHYHESIEAFKTVHQGRGGRWLGYTVGGKCNYVSFQFQPDDWLLFGSETTGLPPEILSDCDATLYIPMSQPGVRSLNLSVSVAIGLFETRRQLGYLE is encoded by the coding sequence ATGCCTCAGGTAGTTTTAGTTAACCCGCAGATACCTCCTAATACAGGTAATATTGCCCGTACTTGTGCAGCTACGGGTACAGAGTTGCATTTAGTGGGGCCTTTGGGGTTTGAAATTAGCGATCGCTACCTCAAAAGAGCTAGCTTAGATTACTGGCCTTATGTCAAACTACACTATCACGAATCCATCGAAGCCTTTAAAACCGTACATCAGGGGCGTGGCGGCAGGTGGTTGGGTTATACGGTTGGTGGAAAGTGTAATTATGTAAGCTTTCAGTTTCAACCTGATGATTGGCTACTGTTTGGTAGTGAAACCACGGGCTTACCACCTGAAATTCTGTCAGATTGCGATGCTACCCTCTATATTCCCATGAGCCAACCGGGGGTTCGTAGCTTGAATCTGTCAGTAAGTGTGGCCATTGGCTTATTTGAAACCCGTCGTCAGTTAGGCTATTTAGAATAG
- the gshA gene encoding glutamate--cysteine ligase translates to MVLLKGFEIEMYTGTPQGEIVGLSDKIVAALDGFMREPDSRNVEYITQPSHNYENLLCALLRPRRELRNYLNRLGDYTLIPGSTLSLGGGDRFLRSDPANPYHDYIENTYGTKVVTASVHINIGISDPEVLMRACRVIRMEAPLFLALSASSPFLDGKATGYHSTRWGVFPQTPSHVPLFASHADHIQWVEDQLVAGTMQNVRHLWASVRPNGDRRPYDLNRLELRICDLVTDPIALLAITALLEARLLQIIENPSIDPLTQSTFSAEELVTLTAENEAAAAAGSLDAQLRHWQDGRSIVARDWIAQMYQDVWAIAKQQGFSCFLSPLHKILREGNEAQQWLQLHAVGVDTQRVITQAIIATQEREIELEDKLCLSLLG, encoded by the coding sequence GTGGTCTTATTAAAAGGCTTTGAGATTGAGATGTACACTGGCACGCCTCAAGGTGAAATCGTCGGTCTCTCCGACAAAATTGTTGCGGCTTTGGATGGATTTATGCGCGAACCAGATAGCCGCAACGTTGAGTACATAACCCAACCATCCCATAATTACGAAAATTTATTGTGTGCTTTGTTGCGTCCCCGGCGGGAGTTGCGAAACTACCTCAATCGTTTGGGCGATTACACCCTAATACCAGGGAGTACTTTATCTTTGGGTGGGGGCGATCGCTTTCTCCGTTCCGATCCAGCAAACCCCTATCATGATTACATTGAGAATACCTACGGCACGAAAGTAGTTACCGCTAGCGTACACATCAATATCGGCATCAGTGACCCAGAAGTATTAATGCGGGCGTGTCGAGTCATCCGGATGGAAGCGCCCCTATTTCTCGCCCTCAGCGCCTCATCTCCCTTCTTGGATGGCAAAGCTACTGGCTATCACTCCACCCGTTGGGGCGTCTTTCCACAAACGCCTAGCCATGTGCCCTTATTTGCCAGCCACGCCGATCATATCCAGTGGGTGGAAGATCAACTCGTTGCCGGAACCATGCAGAATGTGCGGCACTTGTGGGCATCGGTGCGACCAAATGGCGATCGCCGTCCTTATGACTTGAATCGCCTAGAACTGCGAATTTGCGATTTAGTCACAGATCCTATTGCCTTACTAGCCATTACTGCCTTATTAGAAGCGCGTTTATTGCAAATAATCGAAAATCCCAGCATCGATCCGTTAACCCAAAGTACTTTCTCTGCTGAAGAACTTGTTACTCTGACTGCTGAGAACGAAGCTGCTGCTGCTGCTGGTAGTCTTGATGCTCAGTTGAGGCATTGGCAAGATGGCAGAAGCATTGTAGCCAGAGATTGGATTGCTCAAATGTACCAAGATGTTTGGGCGATCGCCAAGCAACAAGGTTTTAGCTGTTTCCTTTCCCCTTTGCACAAAATCCTCCGCGAAGGCAATGAAGCTCAACAGTGGTTGCAATTACACGCGGTCGGTGTTGACACCCAGCGCGTCATCACTCAAGCTATTATCGCCACCCAAGAGCGCGAAATCGAACTCGAAGACAAATTATGTTTGTCTCTGCTGGGTTAA